The DNA region ATGCTGAAAAATGAACTTTCTGTTCGTTTTGAGATGAAGAATTTGGGGGAAGTAAGCTGTTTTCTTGGTCTGGAAATTGAAAAAACAGATCAAGGGTATTTTGTCTCTCAAAAGACATACGCAAGGAAATTGTTGTATCGTTTTGGCATGGGGGAGTCGAAAGAAAAAGCCACTCGAATGGAACCACATCTCAAGCTGATGAAAGATGAAGGAAATGCATTAAACGATGTCAAAAAATTTCAGCAACTTGTTGGTAGTTTAATTTATTTAACTATCACAAGACCAGAGATTGCTTATTCTGTGGGAATTGTGTCTCTGTTCATGCAATGTCCGAGAAGTTCACACCTAGATGCAGCAAGAAGAATTCTTCATTATGTGAAGGGCTCACTTGATCATGGTCTTCTGTATAAGAAGACATGAAAAATTCGTGTTAAGCGGATTCACCGACGCGGATTGGGCTGGAGATGCGAATGATAGACATTCAACTTCGGGATAGTGTTTCAATATTGGTTTAGCTATGGTATCTTGGTGCAGCAAGAAGCAACCAGTGGTAGCATTATCTAGCACTGAAGCTGAGTACGTAGCAGCAACTATGGCTGCACAAGAATGTATGTGGTTGAAGAGATTAATATGAGAGATGTCCTGCAAAGTTGATTATGCTGTTCAAATTAGATGTGATAATGAAAGTGCTGTCAAGCTTGCATCAAATCCAATCTTTCATGGTCGGACAAAGCACATAGAGGTTCGTCAGCACTACATTCGAGAGAAAGTGCTGAAGCAAGAAGTTGTTCTGAAAGGAATTTCTACAAATGAGCAAGTCGCAGACATATTTACAAAGGCCTTGGTAAAGCCTAAGTTTGAATATTTCAGAGCTGCTCGTGGAGTTATTGATCGTAAGCATGCACTAAGGGGGAGTGTTAAAAATTAGTGCATCTTTTTCTTTTACTGTTTTACTTATTATGGTCTTTTAAGTTTACTGAGTCAAATAATTCAGTTCCTATTATTTAGGAGTGATATCAGATTAGTTATTGATTTAGATAGGACTCTTAGTAAGTTGTTAGAGTTAATTTAGGAGTTAAACATTGTTGTTTTGTTCATTATTTATGCTCTGCATATCTGCTGTAAACAACCAGTTCCAGAGAAAAAACAACAACATTCTTATCAGTTCCATTTCCCATTATACTGCaagtcttctttttctttcctccGTGTTCTTTGTTTTAAATTATAGAGGAAGAGGAAAAGTTtaagtaatttaatttaaaatgTATCTTTTGAATTAACACATCCAAAAATGGGAAATAATAGGAAAAATgccaaaaaaagagaaaaaagataaatgtcaatggaggtcatagagaggtgacACATAGCCATAGGGTCTTCATTCTCTACGACCAAATTTTTAATACACAggctaaaaaaaattaatagcaAGCATAAAGTGGAACTTGTGATATATTTTCTGATTTTTTGCCAAGATAAAGAATCTTCAATGAATAGTGATTCCAAATATATACACATGTTGTTTCATTCCAAGTCAAGGTACCTCTTATTTTCTACTAAGTACTGATACATTTTTCTGTCATTCTTTTTAACAGTAGTTGTCCTGGAAGCTTATCAGCTCCTCGATTATTCAAACGAGTACCTTCTACCTTCTATCAACACATGAGGTGAATCCAGAATTTAAAATTGAGATTGTTAGGCTGAACACATCACATTTTGaaattatgtgtgtgtgtgttttgggtTGAAACATTGGGTTGCTTGAAATCATCGAAAGAAGCTCTCTGCAAGGGTTAAACAGGCgaaaagaaatcacctagtatttCTTTTCGAAATTTGAATACTGGTCTCCCATGGTGTATGCTCATCTCACTTTTATAGGGTGACAATGTTTTATTTGGATTAAACGTGTTCTCAGATTTCATTTATcactttttgttctttttttgtttttttttttttttttttctggagaATTTGCTGAGCTGCTGGATATATTGATTCTGGAAAGAGGAGACATTCTtcaatattttcaagaaaatttcaGCATCCAAGTACTAAAACCATTTTATCTCATCTTTGATGCTCTGCCTAAAATGATCTACTAAATTAGCTGAGTTGTTCCCAAGAATCAAAACAGCCAATTATTAATGGAATCCTTGTCAGCTATCTGTAAAATACTCGTTAGGCCAAGGGCTTTCCCGGATTGCGTAAAACTATAAAGATACAGCTGCGGAAGCAGAAATAATGGCATAGGAAATAATATTATTTTCGTAAAGTAGAGACCCTGAAAGAGGTTCACGAATACCACCAATGTCTACTGAAGGAGCAGCAATATATCTTAGTATTGAATTTGATTGACATAAAAATGACGAATTGACTCTTGTACTTCAAACCCCACATTCTTTAGTGTGAGCAAATGATGTGATTTCATTTTAGTTTTGTAACTCAAGAGTATTGCTGGgaagcaggggcggagctacataGGGCCGAGGTGTTGAATAATAGGTGTTGAATCTCCtttggcttcttcgtatgtttacttttttatattttgaaccctctTAATGAATATCCTAGATTCGCCACTGCCGGGAAGTATGCAAACAAATTCTTGATTTATTCTTTTTTGGGAAATGGTTTTTTGATGAATATGGATAACTGGTTTTTCCAGAAACATTAaattttttatatgttattttttGTGTGTGTAGAATCGAATCGATAGACATTTGATCATGCAAGAGCAAATGGGGAAACTTGAGGAAGAGCTAAGAGACATGAGAGGGCAGTTAGTTTTTGTTGAAGAAGAAAAGAACAGAGTCATTAATGAACTTAGTGAGATAAAACAAGTTGCATATGAGGCTAATCATCAAGCAAATTCAGAGAAGTGTATACCGAAGTTAGGACTTTGAAAGAATAGCTTATTAATAAGCAAGAAGAAATAAAGATAAACGATAAGAGTATCAATTCCTTGAAGTTGGAGCTGTTAGGTTTTTGATAAGGTGTGAATGAAAAATGAAAGAACTCAAAATGGAGGGGAATGCCAAATTCGGAAATGGAGGGAAACGAAAAATTCCTTTTTTACAAAGGAACTTTGTCCCACATTGGTAGGGGAAAGTAAGGCTAGCGTGCTTATATATAGAAGCACTTCTTCTCACTCATAAAGAGTTGAGAGGAAAGTCTCCCTCGCGCCATCGTCGCTCGGCTCACTTCGGATACGATCAATTGATTGATATACTTTTTTGACCAAATTTATTTCATCAATATTATTTTTATTAATGTTTTATTACCATTAACTGTAACGATAATTTAAATTCCTCCGTTTTAATTTCCGGACATAGTTGTTTTATGTAAACAGCCATTTTCGCGAAAAGTCGCCTGGAAGAGTTGCATCTCTTCGGACTGGACTTAACCTTCAggccaggggcggagccaagtgtagttgagggggttcatccgaaccccctcggcagaaaattacagtgtatattgaaggttaaaattatttttttatgtatatatggtaggtgttgaacccccttagcttcttgTATATTTACCTCTTTATATTTTTGAGCCCCCTtactgaaaatcctggctccgccactgcttcaGGCTATAAATATTGGCTATTCCTCAGTTCTCTTCTTTCTGCATAATACTTTCTACACAAAACAGAAAACTTCCAAGTGTGATTTGGCAGATTATTTGCGTTTGAGGTACCGCTATACCGGTGACGGTAATCCGGTATATCTTGGGAGGAAATAATTTGTAACCTCGAGTACTTAGGGGATTAATTCCTTAAGGATACACTAAATTTAGTGTGCTCGGATTTGTTCatcactatttcttcttcttcttctccatttatgattttatttagttTCTGTTTCTAGAATATATTTTCATTTCATGCAAAGAGCACATGTTGCATTTTCATGGAAGATTGCTCACTGTGGATAAGTTgataaaatggggtatgacagtcTCTCCAACATGTGTTCTTTGCCAAATGCATGATGAAACTAGAGATCATCTCTTCCTGTTATGCCCAGCAGCAAGGGTAATCTGGGATAAGGTACTCACCTGGATACAAAGAGATCACATAACTGCTAATTCATGGGATGAATATGTGAAATGGGCAGTGCACCTTTCAAGAGGTCAATCACAGAACTCCAAAGTGTTTAAACTCATCTTTGCGGAATGTATATATGCCATTTGGTGTGAAAGGAACCAGAGAATTTTTGAAGAAACATACAGATCGACTGAAGGCATCACTAGAGAAATAGCTTACTTATGTTCTGTTCGTGCTAAGCCTGGGATTAGATCTCTCATGCATAGCTTCATTTTTAGTTAGTAGCTGTTTCAATGTGTAATTGTGTTACCATGCAGCTGAGGTCTGCTAGGAACCGTTTAGATAGGTGGCTGCATTTATAGCCAGGCAATGGTGCTGTAATGTTCACATTTGGTGATTAATGGAAatgttagttaccaaaaaaaaaatattttcgaaTACAGAAAATTAACAAGCTTAAGGAACTTATTAGAAAAAAAATGTGATCTCAAGTTACTAGAGAGAGAGATGCTAGTTTAGGAAAAGCAAAAGAGGGATTTAGTCATGTAAAAGCATTCAAGATTCGTAAGATGGATTGGTTGTTTGATTTTAGGGGAAGGGTTCAAGAATTAGAAGATGAATTGGAGAATACGAGTTATCGGAGTCCAAAATTTTTTATGATTGGGATTTCTCCTCTTCATGAAAAAATTGAATCTTTAGACACTTAATCCAAGCAAAATAGCAGTTATCTTAATTATTGTTGCAACGGGGAGATTGCTAATTCAATAGAGAAGGAAATGGAAAATCTCAAGTCTGaactccaattggcaaaagagaATGAGAAAATTGCATCATCAAAGGCCAAGGCTTTGAATGATGAAATGAAGTTGGCAAATGAGGCAGAAGAAAAGAGCAGAAAAGCCTTAGATGATTCAGCGTTAGCGTTGAAGGAAGTTGCTTACGAAGCATCTGAGGCCAAGGAAAAAGTTAGTGCTACACAATTAGAATTAGCACAAGTAAAAAAGGAGGCTGAAATCTGGAAGGGACGATCAAAAGCAACACGGCTAAGATATAAAATGTTTTTGGATGAAGGGGAAAAGGAAACAGAACTGCATAGCAACACAACAGAGCTATTGAAATTAGAGGCAGAGGAATGGAAAGAAATGAGCTTCATCGCAGGTATAAAAAAAGCTCAAGAAGAATGAGATCTTTCTCTGCACAAGGCTACTAAGCCCAACGAGTCTCTTCAAGAAGCAAGGAAGAAAACTATAAATTGAGAGACATTCAAGCAGGCTATCAATGAAGCAAATGCTGCAAAAGCTGCTGCTGACTTAGCTAGACGGGAAAATTCTCAACTGAAAGATTGCCTAACTATAAACGAatgaatcaattcattttcttttttGA from Lycium barbarum isolate Lr01 chromosome 10, ASM1917538v2, whole genome shotgun sequence includes:
- the LOC132613459 gene encoding uncharacterized mitochondrial protein AtMg00810-like — protein: MLKNELSVRFEMKNLGEVSCFLGLEIEKTDQGYFVSQKTYARKLLYRFGMGESKEKATRMEPHLKLMKDEGNALNDVKKFQQLVGSLIYLTITRPEIAYSVGIVSLFMQCPRSSHLDAARRILHYVKGSLDHGLLKKQPVVALSSTEAEYVAATMAAQECMWLKRLI